Proteins from a single region of Chlorocebus sabaeus isolate Y175 chromosome 25, mChlSab1.0.hap1, whole genome shotgun sequence:
- the TMEM81 gene encoding transmembrane protein 81 has product MKILATSFALGSLGLAFYLPLVVTTPKTLAIPEKLQEAVGKVIVSATTCTVTCGLGYKEETICEVGPDGVRRKCQTQRLECLTNWICGMLHFTILIGKEFELSCLSSDVLEIGQEAFRFTWRLARGIISTDDEVFKPFRANSHFVKFKYAQEYDSGTYRCDVQLLKNLRLVKRLYFGLRVLPPNLVNLNFHQSLTEDQKLVDEGLEVNLDGYSKPHHPKWKKKVASALGIGIASGVVGGVLVRIVLCVLRGGLQQ; this is encoded by the coding sequence ATGAAGATTTTGGCCACTAGTTTTGCCCTTGGGAGCCTGGGGTTGGCCTTCTACCTGCCTTTGGTGGTGACTACACCTAAAACACTGGCCATCCCTGAGAAGCTGCAGGAAGCTGTGGGGAAAGTTATCGTCAGTGCCACAACCTGTACGGTCACCTGTGGCCTTGGCTATAAGGAGGAGACCATCTGTGAGGTGGGCCCTGATGGAGTGAGAAGGAAATGTCAAACTCAGCGCTTGGAATGTCTGACCAACTGGATCTGTGGGATGCTCCATTTCACCATTCTCATTGGCAAGGAATTTGAGCTTAGCTGTCTGAGTTCAGACGTCCTGGAGATTGGACAGGAAGCTTTCCGGTTCACCTGGAGACTTGCTCGAGGTATCATCTCCACTGACGACGAGGTCTTCAAACCCTTCCGAGCCAACTCTCACTTTGTGAAGTTTAAATATGCTCAGGAGTATGACTCTGGGACATACCGATGTGATGTGCAGCTGTTAAAAAACTTGAGACTTGTCAAGAGGCTCTATTTTGGGCTGAGGGTTCTTCCTCCTAACTTGGTGAACCTGAATTTCCATCAGTCACTTACTGAAGATCAGAAGTTAGTAGATGAGGGATTGGAAGTTAATCTGGATGGCTACTCCAAGCCTCACCACCCAAAGTGGAAAAAGAAGGTGGCGTCAGCGTTGGGGATAGGAATTGCCAGTGGAGTGGTTGGTGGTGTGTTGGTGAGGATTGTCCTCTGTGTGCTGAGGGGAGGCCTGCAGCAGTGA